The following are encoded together in the Falsiruegeria litorea R37 genome:
- the ihfB gene encoding integration host factor subunit beta, giving the protein MIRSELIQKIADENPHLYQRDVERIVNTVFEEVTGAMARGDRVELRGFGAFSVKKRDARIGRNPRTGETVHVEEKHVPFFKTGKLLRDRLNGK; this is encoded by the coding sequence ATGATCCGTTCGGAACTGATCCAGAAAATCGCCGATGAGAACCCGCATCTGTATCAACGGGATGTGGAACGGATCGTAAATACAGTATTCGAAGAGGTGACCGGCGCCATGGCGCGGGGCGACCGGGTCGAACTGCGTGGCTTTGGCGCCTTTTCGGTGAAAAAGCGCGACGCGCGGATTGGTCGCAATCCAAGAACCGGCGAAACAGTGCATGTCGAAGAAAAGCACGTGCCGTTCTTCAAGACCGGCAAGTT